The genomic stretch GGTAACTGCCGTCGTCGCGGCGCACGATCTCGTCCATGCCGGGTTCGGTGACTTCCACGCCGGCCATGTTCGAGAGCAGGTCGGCGATGCTGAGGACGCCGCTGAAGTCGCCGTACTCGTCCACGACCACGGCCAGGCGCTGGTGGCCTTCCTCTTCCATACGTTTCAGGGCGTCCTCGGCCCAGGCCGACTCGGGCAGGTACAGGGCGGGGTTCACGTATTCACTGAGGGGTTGGCCCTCGTGAACGGCGCGCAGAATTTCCTTGACCGACACCTGCCCGATGATGTCGTCCTGATCGCCGCGCACAGCGTACACGCTGTGATCGGTACTCAGCACCAGCGGCACGATGTCGCTCATGGGCGTGTTCACACTGAGGGTGATGGCGTCGGTGCGCGGGGTCATCAGGTCGCGCACGCGGCGGTCATTGAAGCGCAGCACCGAGGCGATGCGTTCCTGCTCGGCGTCCTCCAGACTGCCACTCTCGGCGGCCTGCTTGACGATGGCTTTCACGTCCTCCTCGGTAATCACCTCGGGCGCTTCGCCGCGCATGCCCAGCAGCGCCAGCAGGCCGCGGGTGGTCACCTCCAGCAGCCACACCACGGGCCGGGCCACCACGCTCAGGCCTGAGAAGAACGGCGCGACCCGGGCCGCCAGCCCTTCGGGGTCACGCAGCGCAATGCTTTTGGGCGCCAGTTCGCCCAGCACCAGCGACAGGAACGTGACCAGCAAAACGA from Deinococcus fonticola encodes the following:
- a CDS encoding hemolysin family protein, with protein sequence MGNPWLEFGILIVLLIINGFFSASELGVVSSRRSRLESAAANGNRGAASAVRLSERPGAFLATVQIGITLIGTISAVFAGENLTGYVEPLFRPLVGDASRTVANIAVVLLVTFLSLVLGELAPKSIALRDPEGLAARVAPFFSGLSVVARPVVWLLEVTTRGLLALLGMRGEAPEVITEEDVKAIVKQAAESGSLEDAEQERIASVLRFNDRRVRDLMTPRTDAITLSVNTPMSDIVPLVLSTDHSVYAVRGDQDDIIGQVSVKEILRAVHEGQPLSEYVNPALYLPESAWAEDALKRMEEEGHQRLAVVVDEYGDFSGVLSIADLLSNMAGVEVTEPGMDEIVRRDDGSYLVDGGLPMHELREVLPLPALEREDFSTVAGYVLHVFGDFPQVGSSLEVGEWRIEVMDMDGPRVDRLLIQPPAGFIVQDGRAG